One region of Ornithinibacter aureus genomic DNA includes:
- the glgC gene encoding glucose-1-phosphate adenylyltransferase, which translates to MAYRSGGPKVLVIVLAGGEGKRLMPLTADRAKPAVPFGGIYRLIDFALSNVVNSGYLKIVVLTQYKSHSLDRHVTRTWRMSTMLGNYVAPIPAQQRIDKSWYQGSADAIFQSFNTITDEKPDIVVVVGADHVYRMDFSQMVEQHVETGAGVTVAAIRQPIETADQFGVIDVVPDDPMKIRAFLEKPTDPDGLPDSPGEILASMGNYVFNADVLMDTVRTDATLDGSKHDMGGDIVPALVAQGAAYTYDFKNNVVPGGTERDMGYWRDVGSMDSYYDAHMDLVSIHPVFNLYNYDWPIYTSYGPYPPAKFVHGHHGRFGEALNSAVSPGVVISGARVNDSVISPDVRVHSYTEIDASVILDSVKIGRHCRISKAIIDKSVTIPDGTSIGYDKDHDIARGFSVTDSGITVIGKGQVVTP; encoded by the coding sequence ATGGCGTACCGCAGCGGAGGTCCGAAGGTTCTGGTCATCGTTCTCGCGGGTGGGGAGGGAAAGCGGCTGATGCCGCTCACCGCCGACCGAGCGAAACCGGCAGTTCCGTTCGGCGGCATCTATCGACTCATCGACTTCGCCCTGTCCAACGTCGTCAACTCGGGCTACCTGAAGATCGTCGTGCTCACCCAGTACAAGTCGCACAGCCTCGACCGGCACGTCACGAGGACCTGGCGGATGTCGACGATGCTCGGCAACTACGTGGCCCCCATCCCTGCCCAGCAGCGCATCGACAAGTCCTGGTACCAGGGCAGCGCTGACGCGATCTTCCAGAGCTTCAACACCATCACCGACGAGAAGCCCGACATCGTCGTCGTCGTCGGTGCCGACCACGTCTACCGCATGGACTTCTCGCAGATGGTCGAGCAGCACGTCGAGACCGGCGCCGGGGTCACCGTGGCCGCGATCCGTCAGCCCATCGAGACCGCTGACCAGTTCGGCGTCATCGACGTCGTCCCCGACGACCCGATGAAGATCCGCGCCTTCCTCGAGAAGCCGACCGACCCCGACGGTCTGCCCGACTCCCCCGGCGAGATCCTCGCGAGCATGGGCAACTACGTGTTCAACGCCGACGTCCTCATGGATACCGTGCGGACCGACGCGACCCTGGACGGCTCGAAGCACGACATGGGCGGTGACATCGTCCCTGCCCTGGTGGCGCAGGGTGCGGCATACACCTACGACTTCAAGAACAACGTCGTCCCCGGCGGCACCGAGCGCGACATGGGCTACTGGCGCGACGTCGGGTCGATGGACTCCTACTACGACGCCCACATGGACCTCGTCTCCATCCACCCCGTGTTCAACCTCTACAACTACGACTGGCCGATCTACACGTCGTACGGTCCCTACCCGCCGGCGAAGTTCGTCCACGGCCATCACGGTCGCTTCGGTGAGGCGCTGAACTCCGCGGTCTCCCCCGGTGTCGTCATCTCCGGGGCGCGGGTCAACGACTCGGTCATCTCCCCCGACGTGCGCGTCCACAGCTACACCGAGATCGACGCCAGCGTCATCCTCGACAGCGTGAAGATCGGGCGGCACTGCCGGATCAGCAAGGCCATCATCGACAAGAGCGTCACGATTCCCGACGGGACGTCGATCGGCTACGACAAGGACCACGACATCGCGCGTGGCTTCTCGGTGACCGACTCCGGCATCACCGTCATCGGCAAGGGTCAGGTCGTCACTCCGTGA
- a CDS encoding ABC transporter ATP-binding protein, producing the protein MSDVLALAGVSVVRGDTVILDDVSWEVEEGQRWVVLGPNGAGKTTLLQLASARIHPTSGVVGILGEVLGTVDVFELRPRIGLASAALAERIPPRERVRDVVVTASYGVVGRWREAYDRLDEGRADELLDALGASHLADRHFGTLSEGERKRVQIARALMTDPELMLLDEPAAGLDLGGREDLVRRLGQLAGDLAAPALVLVTHHVEEVPPNFTDVLLVREGHIVAQGPIEITLTEENLEATFGMPLELEVRGDRYAARAR; encoded by the coding sequence ATGAGTGATGTCCTGGCGCTGGCCGGCGTGAGCGTCGTGCGCGGGGACACCGTGATCCTCGACGACGTCAGCTGGGAGGTCGAGGAAGGTCAGCGGTGGGTGGTCCTCGGACCCAACGGCGCCGGCAAGACCACCCTGCTCCAGCTGGCGTCGGCGCGCATCCACCCGACCTCCGGCGTGGTCGGCATCCTCGGTGAGGTGCTCGGCACCGTCGACGTCTTCGAGCTGCGCCCCCGCATCGGTCTGGCCTCGGCGGCACTGGCCGAGCGCATCCCGCCGCGGGAGCGGGTGCGCGACGTCGTCGTCACCGCCTCCTACGGCGTGGTCGGCCGATGGCGCGAGGCCTACGACCGGCTGGACGAGGGGCGCGCGGACGAGCTGCTCGACGCGCTCGGCGCCAGCCACCTCGCCGACCGCCACTTCGGCACGTTGTCGGAAGGGGAGCGCAAGCGGGTGCAGATCGCCCGGGCCCTGATGACCGACCCCGAGCTGATGCTGCTCGACGAGCCCGCCGCAGGTCTGGACCTGGGGGGACGCGAAGACCTCGTGCGGCGGCTGGGCCAGCTCGCCGGTGACCTGGCTGCGCCCGCCCTCGTGCTCGTGACGCACCACGTCGAGGAGGTGCCGCCGAACTTCACCGACGTGCTCCTCGTGCGCGAGGGGCACATCGTCGCGCAGGGGCCGATCGAGATCACGCTGACCGAGGAGAACCTCGAGGCCACGTTCGGGATGCCGCTGGAGCTCGAGGTCCGGGGGGACCGCTATGCCGCTCGTGCTCGGTAG
- a CDS encoding SPFH domain-containing protein: protein MPDGIFPVVVLLLLAAFAIIVLVRTVRVVPQQTALIIERLGRYSRTLEGGLHILVPFVDLVRANIDLREQVVSFPPQPVITSDNLVVSIDTVIYYQVIEPKSAVYEIANFIQGIEQLTVTTLRNVIGSLDLEQTLTSRDQINGQLRGVLDEATGKWGIRVNRVELKAIDPPHSIQESMEKQMKAERDRRAAILNAEGTKASQILTAEGEKQSQILRAEGSAQARILEAQGQARAIQQVFDAIHRGKPTQKLLAYQYLQVLPQIARGDANKMWIIPSELTDALKGIGGMLGRGQGGFDGGDDEGWVDPGLDETFAFEETTLEDPAQALATARGQAGMASREAEEHAAPASRVQPPITPGADAVPPRPWTPPAQAAPPAPPAPAAPTAPASPPVVDTPPAPPAPPAPPA, encoded by the coding sequence ATGCCTGACGGCATCTTCCCCGTGGTGGTCCTGCTGCTGCTGGCGGCGTTCGCGATCATCGTGCTCGTCCGCACGGTGCGCGTGGTGCCGCAGCAGACGGCCCTGATCATCGAGCGACTCGGTCGCTACTCGCGCACCCTCGAGGGCGGGCTGCACATCCTCGTGCCGTTCGTCGACCTCGTGCGAGCCAACATCGACCTGCGTGAGCAGGTCGTGTCCTTCCCGCCCCAGCCCGTCATCACGAGCGACAACCTCGTCGTCAGCATCGACACGGTCATCTACTACCAGGTGATCGAGCCGAAGTCAGCCGTCTACGAGATCGCCAACTTCATCCAGGGCATCGAGCAGCTCACGGTCACCACCTTGCGCAACGTCATCGGCTCGCTCGACCTCGAGCAGACGCTGACCAGCCGCGACCAGATCAACGGTCAGCTTCGCGGTGTGCTCGACGAGGCGACCGGCAAGTGGGGCATCCGCGTCAACCGCGTCGAGCTCAAGGCGATCGACCCGCCGCACTCCATCCAGGAGTCGATGGAGAAGCAGATGAAGGCCGAGCGTGACAGGCGAGCCGCGATCCTCAACGCCGAGGGCACCAAGGCGAGCCAGATCCTCACCGCCGAGGGTGAGAAGCAGAGCCAGATCCTGCGCGCCGAGGGCTCGGCCCAGGCCCGCATCCTCGAGGCCCAGGGCCAGGCCCGCGCCATCCAGCAGGTCTTCGACGCGATCCACCGTGGCAAGCCGACCCAGAAGCTGCTCGCCTACCAGTACCTCCAGGTGCTGCCGCAGATCGCCCGTGGTGACGCCAACAAGATGTGGATCATCCCGAGTGAGCTGACCGACGCGCTCAAGGGCATCGGCGGGATGCTCGGCCGCGGTCAGGGTGGCTTCGACGGTGGAGACGACGAAGGCTGGGTGGACCCGGGCCTGGACGAGACGTTCGCCTTCGAGGAGACCACCCTGGAGGACCCGGCGCAGGCCCTGGCCACCGCGCGGGGTCAGGCCGGCATGGCCAGCCGTGAGGCCGAGGAACACGCCGCTCCCGCCTCGCGGGTGCAGCCACCCATCACCCCGGGTGCGGATGCCGTGCCGCCGCGTCCGTGGACCCCGCCGGCTCAGGCTGCACCCCCCGCGCCCCCCGCTCCGGCTGCGCCGACCGCACCTGCGTCCCCGCCGGTTGTGGACACCCCACCGGCGCCGCCCGCACCGCCGGCTCCGCCCGCCTGA
- the glgA gene encoding glycogen synthase codes for MRIDILSKEYPPAIYGGAGVHVTELVSALRARGDLDVRVHAFGHPRAEDGTTGHPDLTELTGANAALTTLGVDLSLAAACEGADLVHSHTWYANMGGHLASLMGDIPHVLTAHSLEPMRPWKAEQLGGGYRVSSWVEKTAYEAADAVIAVSAGMREDILRSYPSVDPERVKVVHNGIDSELWQRAVDEDVVRSHGVDPDRPSIIFVGRITRQKGLPYLLRAAAELPPEVQLVLLAGAPDTPEILAEVESLIETLRETRDGVVWVPTMLPRNEVVAMLSSATVFVCPSVYEPLGIVNLEAMACELPVVATATGGIPEVVVHGETGWLVPIEQVQDGTGTPVDPDRFVADLAAAMTDAVSDTARAERMGLAGRRRAVESFSWGSIGDQTHQVYLDVLRRRQLGR; via the coding sequence GTGCGCATCGACATCCTGTCCAAGGAGTACCCGCCCGCCATCTACGGAGGTGCCGGCGTCCACGTGACCGAGCTCGTCAGCGCCTTGAGGGCGCGAGGTGATCTCGACGTGCGGGTGCACGCCTTCGGTCACCCGCGCGCGGAGGACGGCACGACGGGCCATCCCGACCTCACCGAGCTGACCGGGGCCAACGCGGCCCTGACCACGCTCGGGGTCGACCTCTCGCTGGCCGCCGCGTGCGAGGGCGCCGACCTGGTGCACTCGCACACCTGGTACGCCAACATGGGCGGCCACCTCGCGAGCCTCATGGGCGACATCCCGCACGTGCTCACCGCCCACAGCCTGGAGCCGATGCGGCCGTGGAAGGCCGAGCAGCTCGGCGGCGGTTACCGCGTCTCTTCGTGGGTGGAGAAGACGGCGTACGAGGCGGCCGATGCCGTGATCGCGGTGAGTGCCGGCATGCGCGAGGACATCCTGCGCTCCTACCCCTCGGTGGACCCCGAGCGGGTGAAGGTCGTCCACAACGGCATCGACTCCGAGCTCTGGCAGCGCGCCGTCGACGAGGACGTCGTGCGCAGCCACGGTGTCGACCCCGATCGCCCGAGCATCATCTTCGTCGGGCGCATCACCCGCCAGAAGGGCCTGCCGTACCTGCTGCGCGCAGCCGCCGAGCTGCCGCCCGAGGTGCAGCTCGTCCTGCTCGCCGGGGCCCCCGACACGCCCGAGATCCTCGCCGAGGTCGAATCCCTCATCGAGACCCTGCGCGAGACCCGCGACGGGGTCGTGTGGGTGCCGACGATGCTGCCCCGCAACGAGGTCGTCGCGATGTTGAGCAGCGCCACCGTGTTCGTCTGCCCGTCCGTCTACGAGCCGCTCGGCATCGTCAACCTCGAGGCGATGGCCTGTGAGCTGCCCGTCGTCGCGACGGCGACGGGCGGCATCCCCGAGGTCGTCGTGCACGGCGAGACCGGGTGGTTGGTGCCGATCGAGCAGGTCCAGGACGGCACGGGCACCCCGGTCGACCCGGACCGCTTCGTCGCGGACCTCGCCGCAGCGATGACGGATGCCGTGAGTGACACCGCCCGCGCCGAACGGATGGGGCTGGCGGGACGACGTCGGGCCGTGGAGTCCTTCTCGTGGGGCTCGATCGGCGACCAGACCCACCAGGTGTACCTGGACGTGCTGAGGCGGCGGCAGCTCGGTCGCTGA
- the serB gene encoding phosphoserine phosphatase SerB produces the protein MSLPVTDAPAAPQFDPDARTLLVTLNGDDRPGVTKALFEAASTVGAEVLDLEQVVVRGHLALSMLLSPGRDENVLVDRITRAGRAAGMRVDIEAGRGDNAPRRTGRAAVVVMGAPLETHQVAAVAATIADHGANIDRIRRLSRFPVTTVELDVSGANLADLRQHLALISHEVGADIAVAPAGLARRGGRLVVMDVDSTLIQDEVIELLAEHAGRAAEVASVTEAAMRGELDFADSLHARVATLAGLPVSVLDDVRDAVRLTPGARTLVRTLKRLGFTVAVVSGGFTEVIEPVARELGIDHVRANRLEVVDGALTGRVLGAVVDRAGKAAALREFAALEGLPLTRTVAIGDGANDLDMLAAAGLGVAFNAKPLVRRQADASLTVPYLDAVLFLLGISREEIEDADAGDAAPLG, from the coding sequence GTGTCCCTCCCCGTGACCGATGCGCCCGCGGCGCCACAGTTCGACCCCGATGCCCGCACCCTGCTCGTCACCCTCAACGGTGACGACCGCCCCGGCGTCACGAAGGCGCTGTTCGAGGCGGCCTCGACAGTGGGTGCCGAGGTACTCGACCTCGAACAGGTCGTGGTCCGAGGGCACCTGGCCCTGTCGATGCTGCTCTCCCCCGGCCGCGACGAGAACGTGCTCGTCGACCGGATCACCCGAGCGGGTCGGGCCGCCGGGATGCGGGTGGACATCGAGGCGGGCCGTGGGGACAACGCCCCCCGCCGCACGGGGCGTGCTGCCGTCGTCGTCATGGGCGCCCCCCTGGAGACCCACCAGGTCGCGGCCGTCGCCGCGACGATCGCCGACCACGGCGCCAACATCGACCGCATCCGCCGGCTCTCACGGTTCCCGGTCACCACCGTCGAGCTCGACGTCTCCGGTGCGAACCTGGCAGACCTGCGCCAGCACCTCGCCCTGATCTCGCACGAGGTGGGCGCCGACATCGCCGTGGCCCCGGCCGGGCTCGCCCGGCGCGGCGGGCGCCTCGTCGTCATGGACGTCGACTCCACCCTCATCCAGGACGAGGTCATCGAGCTCCTCGCCGAACACGCCGGCCGGGCCGCAGAGGTCGCCAGCGTCACCGAGGCGGCGATGCGCGGCGAACTCGACTTCGCCGACAGCCTGCACGCCCGGGTCGCGACGCTCGCGGGGCTGCCCGTCTCCGTGCTCGATGACGTCCGGGACGCCGTGCGGCTCACTCCGGGGGCACGCACCCTGGTGCGCACCCTCAAGCGGCTCGGGTTCACCGTGGCGGTCGTCTCCGGCGGCTTCACCGAGGTCATCGAGCCGGTCGCCCGCGAGCTCGGGATCGACCACGTGCGCGCCAACCGCCTCGAGGTCGTCGACGGTGCGCTCACCGGTCGTGTCCTCGGAGCGGTCGTCGACCGGGCGGGCAAGGCGGCGGCCCTGCGGGAGTTCGCGGCCCTCGAGGGCCTGCCCCTGACCCGAACCGTGGCCATCGGGGACGGGGCGAACGACCTCGACATGCTCGCCGCGGCAGGCCTCGGGGTCGCCTTCAACGCCAAGCCGCTCGTGCGGCGGCAGGCCGATGCCTCGCTCACCGTCCCCTACCTGGATGCCGTGCTGTTCCTCCTCGGGATCTCCCGAGAGGAGATCGAGGATGCCGACGCGGGCGACGCCGCCCCACTAGGCTGA
- a CDS encoding cyanophycinase, with translation MPRFPTTIPTLFIIGGAEDRVGKASLLRQFVKLSGGRRSQIVLIPTASSFQQEVTDAYTEVFMRLGAGGLDVVNPATRADAHDPASVAAIDAASGIFMSGGSQLRLSQLLPGTPVGDALHRAHERGAVVGGTSAGASIMSDFMISMGDEGVTPRQRASQITAGLGLIRGVVVDQHFDQRARYGRLMSVIATSPHLLGIGIDEDTAVIVEDLKRFTVEGRGAVFVVDCRSAVTDAADAAPGAPVLVSGATVHTLPAGSTFDLVNRRLTGFVEQHPDLLVSVAAAKA, from the coding sequence GTGCCGCGATTCCCCACGACCATTCCCACGCTGTTCATCATCGGTGGTGCCGAGGACCGCGTCGGCAAGGCCTCGCTGCTGCGCCAGTTCGTCAAGCTCTCCGGGGGGCGGCGATCCCAGATCGTCCTCATCCCGACCGCGTCCTCCTTCCAGCAGGAGGTCACCGACGCCTACACCGAGGTGTTCATGCGTCTGGGCGCGGGCGGGCTCGACGTCGTCAACCCCGCGACCCGGGCCGACGCCCACGACCCGGCCTCCGTCGCGGCGATCGACGCGGCATCCGGCATCTTCATGAGCGGCGGGAGCCAGCTGAGGTTGTCGCAGTTGTTGCCCGGGACACCTGTGGGTGATGCCCTGCACCGTGCCCACGAGCGAGGGGCGGTCGTCGGGGGGACGTCGGCCGGCGCCTCGATCATGTCCGACTTCATGATCTCCATGGGCGACGAGGGCGTCACGCCCCGCCAGCGGGCCAGCCAGATCACCGCCGGGCTCGGCCTCATCCGCGGTGTCGTCGTCGACCAGCACTTCGACCAGCGAGCCCGCTACGGCCGCCTGATGTCGGTCATCGCCACGTCACCCCACCTGCTCGGCATCGGGATCGACGAGGACACCGCGGTGATCGTCGAGGACCTGAAGCGGTTCACCGTCGAGGGTCGTGGGGCCGTGTTCGTCGTCGACTGCCGCAGCGCGGTCACCGACGCCGCGGATGCCGCCCCCGGCGCGCCCGTGCTCGTCTCCGGTGCCACGGTCCACACCCTGCCTGCCGGGTCGACCTTCGACCTGGTCAACCGGCGTCTCACCGGCTTCGTCGAGCAGCACCCCGACCTGCTCGTCTCCGTCGCCGCAGCAAAGGCCTGA
- a CDS encoding LLM class F420-dependent oxidoreductase has product MTAPDRTIRIGAQLQPQHASYADIRRACAELEELGVDVLFNWDHFYPLHGDPDGAHFECWTMLAAWAEATEKVEIGALVTCNSYRNPQLLADMARTVDHISDGRLILGIGSGWFERDYDEYGYEFGTAGGRLDALARDLPLIRSRWAQLNPAPTRDIPVLIGGGGEKKTLRIVAEHATIWHGFGSPETIAHKHRVLDGWCARIGRDPSEIERSAGVAPTPGRLPEDVGDYAASAQTLYDVGTRLFTVGLNGPDYDPGPVRDLVAWRDSHSR; this is encoded by the coding sequence GTGACGGCACCCGATCGCACCATCCGGATCGGGGCGCAGCTCCAGCCCCAGCACGCCTCCTACGCCGACATCCGGCGTGCCTGCGCCGAGCTCGAGGAGCTCGGCGTGGACGTGCTCTTCAACTGGGACCACTTCTACCCCCTGCACGGGGACCCTGACGGTGCCCACTTCGAGTGCTGGACGATGCTCGCCGCCTGGGCCGAGGCGACCGAGAAGGTCGAGATCGGCGCTCTCGTCACGTGCAACAGCTACCGCAACCCCCAGCTGCTCGCCGACATGGCGCGCACCGTCGACCACATCAGCGACGGACGGCTCATCCTCGGGATCGGGTCGGGCTGGTTCGAACGGGACTACGACGAGTACGGCTACGAGTTCGGCACCGCCGGGGGCCGGCTCGACGCCCTCGCGCGCGACCTGCCCCTCATCCGGTCCCGCTGGGCGCAGCTGAACCCCGCTCCCACCCGGGACATCCCGGTGCTCATCGGTGGGGGCGGCGAGAAGAAGACGCTGCGGATCGTCGCCGAGCACGCCACGATCTGGCACGGTTTCGGCAGCCCGGAGACAATCGCCCACAAGCACCGCGTCCTGGACGGCTGGTGCGCCCGGATCGGCCGCGACCCGAGTGAGATCGAGCGGTCCGCCGGGGTGGCGCCCACACCGGGACGCCTGCCCGAGGACGTCGGGGACTACGCGGCATCCGCACAGACCCTGTACGACGTGGGCACCCGCCTGTTCACCGTGGGCCTCAACGGGCCGGACTACGACCCCGGACCGGTCCGTGACCTCGTGGCATGGCGCGACTCCCACTCTCGGTAA
- a CDS encoding NfeD family protein, whose translation MEWLTDNFWLAWLGIALVLAAIEAATVDFVFIMFAGGALAGAVAAGLGASFPIQVVVAVATGILLLFTVRPIVKRQFMDGEMDHQIGASSLVGRSARVLQAVTDSDGRIKLAGETWSARLAAGATSTVGPGEEVRVIAIHGATAIVAPVPTSDVQ comes from the coding sequence ATGGAGTGGCTGACCGACAACTTCTGGCTCGCCTGGCTCGGCATCGCCCTGGTGCTCGCGGCGATCGAGGCGGCCACCGTCGACTTCGTCTTCATCATGTTCGCGGGCGGCGCCCTCGCCGGCGCCGTTGCCGCCGGGCTCGGGGCCTCGTTCCCGATCCAGGTGGTCGTCGCCGTGGCCACCGGCATCCTGCTGCTCTTCACGGTGCGGCCGATCGTCAAGCGCCAGTTCATGGACGGCGAGATGGACCACCAGATCGGGGCGTCCTCGCTCGTGGGCCGATCAGCCCGCGTCCTCCAGGCGGTCACCGACAGCGACGGCCGGATCAAGCTCGCCGGCGAGACCTGGTCGGCCCGCCTCGCGGCCGGTGCCACGTCGACCGTCGGCCCCGGCGAGGAAGTGCGTGTCATCGCGATCCACGGCGCCACGGCGATCGTGGCACCTGTTCCGACCTCTGACGTCCAGTGA
- the cphA gene encoding cyanophycin synthetase, which translates to MDLPTPTGPAAPDLRILESRVYRGGNIWSYDPSIHLVVDLGILEQYPTSALPGFTERLVELLPGLENHTCSTGVKGGFISRMQQGTWLGHVAEHIALQLQQEAGHDQRRGKTRMVKDRPGVYNIIYAYTNEEVGLAAGRLAVALVNDLVQAQEDFDFAEELERFLTRAERTAFGPSTGAILEEAVSRDIPFIRLNSGSLVQLGQGVHQQRIRATMTSKTGALAVDIASDKDMTTKLLASAGLPVPKQETVRSAEGAVAAARRIGFPVVLKPLDGNHGRGVCLNLMDDEAVREAFVIAEDQSRRGYVIVESFVTGRDYRCLIVGGKMQAIAERVPAHVVGDGTHTVRELVELTNADPRRGVGHEKVLTKIKVDAAAEELVREQGFTLDDVPPVDSMVKLALTGNMSTGGISIDRTFDAHPDNIEIAEEAARLIGLDVAGIDFIAPDIASPVREAGGAICEVNAAPGFRMHTHPTVGEPQYIAKPVVDLLFPPGAPSRVPIVAVTGTNGKTTTSRMIAHIMKGLGRQVGMTSTDGIVIDERLVVKSDASGPRSARMVLQNPRVDFAVMEVARGGILREGLGYDRNDVAVVTNVAPDHLGMRGIDTLEQLADVKAVVVEAVPRDGFAVLNADDPLVRRMRRRCSGSVVWFSLAEPGSKVRDLIDDHCRHGGRAVVLDRTDRGDMLVIRHGRRSMQLAWTHLLPATFGGTALFNVANAMAAAGAAFASGAGLHEIRQGLRTFTTSYYLSPGRMNQINVHNVDVIVDYCHNAPGMRVLGEFLERYASMKSGQSDLGKISRIGMVATAGDRREADMIELGAVAAEHFDVVVVREDERLRGRERGFTADLVAQGVRSRMGQPGVRCRQVEIVLGETDAVRHVMARANPGDIVVLTVDQHAAVMSELEAMTKQAQPGSHTKDSVGDPDMDPEAMMEQAKEAGDSAARDLEPSP; encoded by the coding sequence ATGGACCTGCCCACGCCGACCGGCCCCGCCGCACCTGACCTGCGCATCCTCGAGTCGAGGGTCTACCGGGGCGGCAACATCTGGTCCTACGACCCGTCGATCCACCTCGTCGTCGACCTCGGCATCCTCGAGCAGTACCCGACGAGCGCGCTGCCCGGATTCACCGAGCGCCTCGTCGAGCTCCTTCCCGGTCTGGAGAACCACACCTGCTCCACGGGCGTGAAGGGGGGCTTCATCTCCCGCATGCAGCAGGGAACCTGGCTGGGCCACGTCGCCGAGCACATCGCCCTGCAGCTGCAGCAGGAGGCCGGCCACGACCAGCGCCGCGGCAAGACCCGCATGGTCAAGGACCGCCCGGGCGTCTACAACATCATCTACGCCTACACCAACGAGGAGGTCGGCCTGGCCGCGGGACGCCTCGCCGTGGCCCTGGTCAACGACCTCGTGCAGGCGCAGGAGGACTTCGACTTCGCCGAGGAGCTCGAGCGCTTCCTCACCCGAGCCGAGCGCACCGCCTTCGGACCGTCGACGGGGGCGATCCTCGAGGAGGCCGTCAGCCGTGACATCCCGTTCATCCGGTTGAACTCGGGCAGCCTCGTCCAGTTGGGACAGGGTGTCCACCAGCAGCGCATCCGCGCGACGATGACGTCCAAGACCGGCGCCCTGGCCGTCGACATCGCCAGCGACAAGGACATGACGACCAAGCTGCTCGCCTCGGCCGGGCTGCCGGTGCCCAAGCAGGAGACCGTGCGCTCGGCCGAGGGCGCCGTGGCGGCCGCCCGCCGGATCGGCTTCCCCGTCGTGCTCAAGCCCCTCGACGGCAACCACGGGCGCGGGGTCTGCCTGAACCTCATGGACGACGAGGCGGTGCGTGAGGCCTTCGTCATCGCCGAGGACCAGTCGCGGCGCGGCTACGTCATCGTCGAGTCGTTCGTCACCGGCCGCGACTACCGCTGCCTCATCGTCGGCGGCAAGATGCAGGCCATCGCCGAGCGGGTGCCCGCCCACGTCGTCGGCGACGGCACCCACACGGTGCGCGAGCTCGTCGAGCTGACCAACGCTGATCCGCGCCGTGGCGTGGGACACGAGAAGGTGCTCACCAAGATCAAGGTCGACGCCGCCGCCGAGGAGCTCGTGCGCGAGCAGGGGTTCACCCTCGATGACGTGCCACCGGTCGACAGCATGGTCAAGCTGGCCCTCACCGGCAACATGTCCACGGGCGGCATCTCCATCGACCGCACCTTCGACGCCCACCCCGACAACATCGAGATCGCCGAAGAGGCAGCCCGCCTCATCGGGCTCGACGTCGCGGGAATCGACTTCATCGCCCCGGACATCGCCTCCCCCGTTCGAGAGGCCGGGGGCGCCATCTGCGAGGTCAACGCAGCCCCGGGGTTCCGGATGCACACCCACCCGACCGTGGGTGAACCCCAGTACATCGCCAAGCCCGTCGTCGACCTGCTCTTCCCCCCGGGTGCGCCCTCCCGCGTGCCGATCGTCGCCGTGACCGGGACCAACGGCAAGACGACCACCTCCCGGATGATCGCGCACATCATGAAGGGGCTCGGCCGCCAGGTGGGCATGACGTCGACCGACGGCATCGTGATCGACGAGCGCCTCGTGGTGAAGTCCGACGCCTCCGGGCCCCGCTCGGCCCGCATGGTGCTCCAGAACCCGCGCGTGGACTTCGCGGTCATGGAGGTCGCGCGTGGCGGCATCCTGCGCGAGGGCCTGGGGTACGACCGAAACGACGTCGCCGTCGTCACCAACGTCGCTCCCGACCACCTCGGGATGCGGGGCATCGACACCCTCGAGCAGCTCGCCGACGTCAAGGCGGTCGTCGTCGAGGCCGTCCCCCGCGACGGCTTCGCCGTGCTCAACGCCGACGACCCGCTCGTGCGCCGCATGCGGCGACGCTGCTCGGGCTCGGTGGTGTGGTTCAGCCTGGCCGAACCCGGGTCCAAGGTGCGCGACCTCATCGACGACCACTGCCGTCACGGTGGGCGCGCGGTGGTGCTGGACCGCACCGACCGGGGCGACATGCTCGTCATCCGGCACGGCCGCCGGTCGATGCAGCTCGCCTGGACCCACCTGCTACCCGCGACGTTCGGGGGCACCGCGCTGTTCAACGTCGCCAACGCGATGGCGGCAGCCGGTGCGGCCTTCGCCAGCGGTGCCGGGCTCCACGAGATCCGCCAGGGCCTGCGGACGTTCACGACGTCCTACTACCTCTCCCCCGGCCGGATGAACCAGATCAACGTCCACAACGTCGACGTCATCGTCGACTACTGCCACAACGCCCCCGGCATGCGGGTGCTCGGTGAGTTCCTCGAGCGCTACGCGAGCATGAAGTCCGGGCAGAGCGACCTCGGAAAGATCTCGCGCATCGGCATGGTGGCGACCGCGGGTGACCGCCGCGAGGCCGACATGATCGAGCTCGGGGCCGTCGCCGCCGAGCACTTCGACGTCGTCGTCGTGCGCGAGGACGAGCGGCTGCGGGGTCGGGAGCGCGGCTTCACGGCAGACCTCGTCGCGCAGGGGGTCCGCAGTCGCATGGGCCAGCCCGGGGTGCGCTGCCGGCAGGTCGAGATCGTGCTCGGCGAGACCGACGCGGTGCGCCACGTCATGGCCCGGGCCAACCCGGGTGACATCGTCGTCCTCACCGTCGACCAGCACGCCGCGGTGATGTCCGAGCTCGAGGCGATGACCAAGCAGGCCCAGCCCGGGTCACACACCAAGGACTCGGTCGGCGACCCCGACATGGACCCCGAGGCGATGATGGAGCAGGCCAAGGAGGCCGGCGACAGCGCCGCCCGCGACCTCGAACCGAGCCCGTAG